From a single Solanum dulcamara chromosome 4, daSolDulc1.2, whole genome shotgun sequence genomic region:
- the LOC129884006 gene encoding uncharacterized protein LOC129884006, whose product MILDSSRISLRPFKLTDVDDMMLWIDDDRVCMATPQVYNHFAEVIRLQAFDYVENKVSQRVLEKAGFLKEGILRKYCYHQGKICMA is encoded by the exons ATGATACTG GACTCCTCAAGAATTAGTCTGCGTCCATTTAAGTTAACAGACGTTGATGATATGATGTTATGGATAGATGATGATCGA GTTTGTATGGCAACCCCTCAAGTGTACAATCACTTTGCTGAAGTAATAAGGCTTCAGGCATTTgattatgttgaaaataaggtATCCCAAAGGGTATTGGAGAAAGCTGGCTTCCTTAAGGAAGGtatattgagaaaatattgcTACCACCAGGGGAAAATATGTATGGCGTAG